In Glandiceps talaboti chromosome 16, keGlaTala1.1, whole genome shotgun sequence, a single window of DNA contains:
- the LOC144447634 gene encoding uncharacterized protein LOC144447634, with the protein MSDLKSVVTELLGKTEATYNAQDYEEMAKYYTDDCKTVAPGKEPVCGKEELVKECKKLAADISLSIKNRIKEICASDDSSMVYVLAQVDMTKADGSSGGTANGMLVLKKVGDCYLIKVDMWNY; encoded by the exons ATGTCTGATTTGAAGTCCGTCGTTACAGAGTTATTGGGGAAAACTGAAGCCACCTATAACGCCCAAGACTATGAGGAGATGGCTAAATACTATACAGACGATTGTAAAACTGTTGCTCCAGGCAAAGAACCAGTATGCGGTAAAGAGG AACTGGTGAAAGAGTGTAAGAAGCTGGCAGCGGATATTTCCCTATCTATTAAGAACCGGATAAAGGAGATCTGTGCATCTGATGATAGCAGTATGGTGTACGTACTTGCCCAGGTCGATATGACGAAGGCTGACGGGTCAAGCGGTGGCACCGCCAACGGTATGCTCGTATTGAAGAAAGTCGGTGACTGTTACCTGATCAAAGTGGATATGTGGAATTATTAA
- the LOC144447839 gene encoding orange carotenoid-binding protein-like — MSDLKSVVTELLGKIEASYNAQDYEGLVKLFTDDCKTVTPGKEPVCGKEELLKLCKEPKGDISLSIKCGIKEICASDDSSMVYVLARVDMTKADGSSGGTSNEMFVLKKVGDCYQVKVDMWNI, encoded by the exons ATGTCTGATTTGAAATCCGTCGTTACAGAGTTATTGGGGAAAATTGAAGCCTCCTATAACGCCCAAGACTATGAGGGACTGGTTAAACTTTTTACAGACGATTGTAAAACCGTTACTCCAGGCAAAGAACCAGTATGCGGTAAAGAGG AATTGTTGAAATTGTGTAAGGAGCCGAAAGGGGATATTTCCCTATCCATTAAATGTGGGATAAAGGAGATCTGTGCATCTGATGATAGCAGTATGGTGTACGTACTTGCCCGGGTCGATATGACGAAGGCTGACGGGTCAAGCGGTGGCACCTCCAATGAGATGTTCGTATTGAAAAAAGTCGGTGACTGTTACCAGGTCAAAGTGGATATGTGgaatatataa
- the LOC144447795 gene encoding uncharacterized protein LOC144447795, whose translation MSDLKSDITEVLGKIEATYNAQDYEGLVKLYTDDCKTVTPGKEPVCGKEELVKECKKLAADISLYLKIRMKEFCASDDSSMVYVLARVDMIKADGSSGGSINDMLILKKVGDCYLIKVDMWNL comes from the exons ATGTCTGATTTGAAATCCGACATTACAGAAGTATTGGGGAAAATTGAAGCCACCTATAACGCCCAAGACTACGAGGGACTGGTTAAACTGTATACAGACGATTGTAAAACCGTTACTCCAGGCAAAGAACCAGTATGCGGTAAAGAGG AACTGGTTAAAGAGTGTAAGAAGCTGGCAGCAGATATTTCCCTATACCTTAAGATTCGGATGAAGGAGTTCTGTGCATCTGATGATAGCAGTATGGTGTACGTACTTGCCCGGGTCGATATGATAAAGGCTGACGGGTCAAGCGGTGGCTCCATCAACGACATGCTCATACTGAAGAAAGTCGGTGACTGTTACCTGATCAAAGTGGATATGTGGAATTTGTAA
- the LOC144447762 gene encoding uncharacterized protein LOC144447762, producing MSELKSIVTELLGKIEATYNAQDYEGMTKLYTDDCKTVAPGKEPVCGKDELLKLCKELAVDISLSIKCGIKEICASDDSSMVYVLARVDMTKADGSSGGSSNEMLVLKKVGDCYQVKVDMWNI from the exons ATGTCTGAATTGAAATCCATCGTTACAGAGTTATTGGGGAAAATTGAAGCCACCTATAACGCCCAAGACTATGAGGGAATGACTAAACTATATACAGACGATTGCAAAACCGTTGCTCCAGGCAAAGAACCAGTATGCGGTAAAGATG AACTGTTGAAATTGTGTAAGGAGCTGGCAGTGGATATTTCCCTATCCATTAAATGTGGGATAAAGGAGATCTGTGCATCTGATGATAGCAGTATGGTGTACGTACTTGCCCGGGTCGATATGACGAAGGCTGACGGTTCAAGCGGTGGCTCCTCCAATGAGATGCTCGTATTGAAAAAAGTCGGTGACTGTTACCAGGTCAAAGTGGATATGTGGAATATATaa